In the Prochlorococcus sp. MIT 1307 genome, one interval contains:
- a CDS encoding ABC transporter ATP-binding protein, translating to MKSFKLIVEVIRALKRKRKYQLAGILVLMISTSFTEFFTLALVMPFLLVISSPELTSQNEIIIQLVKQLGIEEIKDLQLILSIAFMICAIVACCMKTINLRSYIYLAESIGSDLSSKAYTSIISQTYTYHVNTNSSNLIAVIANYTSISVNFIINALRIISSFFTSLGLITGLLYVDTKFTIYAMFFLGISYLTLIYSSKQRLLSNSKQAVLLIERQLKILQESIGSIRDIIIGNNQNYFISLFKTTDRKRRYIDGESQFLASSPRFLIEAMGIILLISISLFSVIIDSEVNSETTSIFPLLGAMALGCQRLLPSLQQSYAALTALRHDRNSVESLMRIVNLPIKQRYLAYSHTKKINFTQNIEFRNVSFRYKNSNEDLFNSINLIVKKGERIGIVGESGCGKSTFIDLLLGLVDPSRGEILVDGIKLNDNSNGLDEQTLLPSVAHVPQMIYLSDSTFAQNIAFGIPEEKMDLKLIKRCAKNACIDKFIESLPSSYQSKVGEQGIKISGGQRQRIGIARALYTKAKLLILDEATSALDNKTESLVMESIRKLNSNMTIVMVAHRLSTLDFCDKVYRVRNGLISLEP from the coding sequence TTGAAAAGCTTCAAATTAATCGTAGAGGTTATACGAGCCCTTAAAAGAAAAAGAAAGTATCAATTAGCTGGGATTCTCGTTTTGATGATCTCAACTTCCTTTACAGAATTTTTCACTTTGGCATTAGTCATGCCATTTTTATTAGTGATATCAAGCCCTGAGCTTACAAGTCAAAATGAAATTATTATTCAGCTTGTCAAGCAGCTAGGGATAGAAGAAATAAAAGATCTACAGCTAATTTTATCAATTGCATTCATGATATGTGCAATAGTTGCATGTTGTATGAAAACTATAAATTTGAGATCTTATATATACTTAGCAGAATCTATTGGCAGTGATTTAAGTTCCAAAGCATATACAAGCATAATATCCCAGACCTATACATATCATGTCAATACGAATAGTAGTAACTTAATTGCTGTAATTGCAAATTATACCAGTATATCCGTAAATTTTATTATCAATGCTCTTCGTATAATCTCATCATTCTTTACATCTCTAGGGCTGATAACAGGCCTACTTTATGTAGATACTAAATTCACTATATACGCTATGTTCTTTCTTGGCATCTCATATTTAACTTTAATTTATTCAAGTAAGCAAAGACTCCTTTCAAATAGTAAGCAAGCTGTCTTGCTTATAGAAAGGCAACTTAAGATCTTACAAGAAAGTATTGGCTCTATTAGAGATATCATAATAGGGAATAACCAAAATTACTTTATAAGTTTATTTAAAACTACAGACAGGAAAAGAAGGTATATAGATGGTGAAAGTCAATTTCTGGCAAGTTCACCTAGATTTTTAATTGAAGCTATGGGAATAATACTTTTAATTAGTATTTCTCTTTTCTCTGTAATAATAGATTCTGAAGTCAACAGTGAAACAACATCCATCTTTCCACTATTGGGTGCAATGGCGCTTGGCTGCCAAAGATTATTACCCTCTCTTCAACAAAGCTATGCTGCTCTAACTGCTTTAAGGCATGACAGGAATTCGGTGGAAAGCCTAATGAGGATAGTCAATTTGCCAATAAAACAAAGATATTTGGCTTATTCTCATACCAAGAAAATAAATTTCACTCAAAACATAGAGTTTAGAAATGTTTCCTTTAGATATAAAAACTCTAATGAGGATTTATTCAATTCTATTAATTTAATTGTCAAAAAGGGTGAGAGAATAGGAATTGTTGGAGAAAGTGGCTGTGGTAAAAGTACTTTTATAGATCTGTTACTTGGGTTAGTTGATCCTTCAAGAGGAGAGATATTAGTTGATGGGATCAAGTTAAATGATAATTCCAATGGTTTAGATGAACAGACCTTACTACCTTCAGTTGCACATGTACCTCAAATGATCTATTTGTCTGACTCTACATTTGCACAAAACATTGCCTTTGGTATCCCTGAGGAGAAAATGGATTTAAAATTAATAAAAAGATGTGCGAAAAATGCCTGTATTGATAAATTTATTGAATCACTTCCCTCTTCATACCAAAGTAAAGTTGGAGAACAAGGCATAAAGATAAGTGGAGGTCAAAGGCAAAGAATTGGAATAGCGCGTGCACTTTATACCAAAGCAAAATTACTTATCCTGGACGAAGCAACTAGTGCTCTGGACAACAAGACAGAATCATTGGTTATGGAATCAATCAGGAAGCTTAATAGCAATATGACTATTGTAATGGTTGCGCACAGACTATCCACACTTGATTTTTGCGATAAAGTATACAGAGTACGTAATGGTTTGATAAGTCTGGAACCATAG
- a CDS encoding GNAT family protein, with the protein MIKFRPLQVKDVSQSYVLWFSNKDVVKYSDNQYRIFTLEGQKLYVEQCIKDKDIDLYGIFYDDIHIGNISLSNLTSHHKRAELTYCIGITSYWGKGIGRKAISEMITVARNKYQLKKLYAGVSSLNYGSKIALEHNNFLLEGVRKDHLFYNSTWSDQLDYGLIL; encoded by the coding sequence ATGATTAAATTTAGACCCCTTCAAGTTAAGGATGTTTCACAGTCATATGTTCTATGGTTTTCCAACAAAGATGTTGTTAAATATTCTGATAATCAATATCGTATTTTTACTTTAGAGGGTCAGAAGCTATATGTCGAGCAATGTATTAAGGACAAAGATATTGACTTGTACGGAATATTTTATGATGATATTCACATAGGGAATATCTCTCTTAGTAACTTGACATCGCACCACAAACGCGCAGAACTCACCTATTGCATAGGTATTACAAGCTATTGGGGAAAAGGAATTGGTCGAAAGGCTATATCAGAAATGATTACTGTTGCAAGAAACAAATATCAATTGAAAAAGCTATATGCTGGTGTTTCCAGTCTTAATTATGGTAGTAAGATTGCGTTAGAGCATAATAATTTTTTATTAGAAGGTGTTAGGAAGGATCATCTATTCTATAATAGCACTTGGTCCGATCAATTAGATTATGGATTGATTCTCTGA
- a CDS encoding glycosyltransferase, whose product MPIKYDNPYISKSIASVISQLGFFEEFLIVSDGASLELKIKIRNLLDKVPVNKKYKIIENESKNIGAGSSRDYGIRIAKAAYIAFIDSDDIWPNNYLKDRTRHIKETNALFSASPYIYVNQGLEVINKRMLKVNSIKKRDLLFENPISNSTVIISRKLIINSGGYSKLKKRNDYATWMKILQTTECLYCNSTHPVLILRRKDSLTSNKLILIGYQFKAFKEGGYTFSQSLILAIVSSVKTLMFHTYGILKRLLVRYKN is encoded by the coding sequence ATGCCTATTAAATACGATAACCCATACATATCTAAAAGCATAGCTTCTGTTATTAGTCAATTAGGATTTTTCGAAGAGTTCTTAATAGTAAGTGATGGAGCTTCATTGGAATTAAAAATAAAAATAAGAAATTTACTAGACAAGGTGCCCGTCAATAAAAAATATAAGATCATCGAAAACGAGTCTAAAAATATTGGAGCAGGCTCTTCCCGAGACTACGGGATAAGGATTGCAAAAGCAGCATATATAGCATTTATCGATAGTGATGATATATGGCCAAATAACTATTTAAAGGATAGGACAAGACATATAAAAGAGACAAATGCCTTATTTAGTGCATCACCTTATATATATGTAAATCAGGGGTTAGAAGTCATAAATAAAAGGATGCTTAAGGTTAACAGCATAAAAAAAAGGGATTTATTATTTGAAAATCCTATATCAAACTCGACTGTTATTATCTCACGTAAACTAATAATTAATTCAGGCGGATATTCTAAATTAAAAAAAAGAAATGATTATGCGACTTGGATGAAGATTCTTCAAACAACAGAATGTTTATATTGCAACTCAACTCATCCTGTCTTAATATTAAGGAGAAAGGATTCTCTTACCTCAAATAAATTGATATTAATTGGCTATCAGTTCAAGGCATTTAAAGAGGGAGGCTACACATTTTCACAAAGTCTAATACTTGCAATAGTTTCTTCTGTTAAGACATTAATGTTCCATACATATGGCATTTTAAAAAGACTGTTAGTACGCTATAAGAATTAA
- a CDS encoding GDP-L-fucose synthase, producing the protein MTSPKLITSSDKIFVAGHNGMVGAAICRALSKYNYNHQLKVNRKDLDLSDQNAVELFFLKEKPSVVILAAAKVGGIEANRTYPTEYLLENLKIQTSVIESAWKFGVRRLLFLGSSCIYPREANQPITEEELLKGELEKTNESYAIAKIAGLRLCSALRKQYKFDAISLMPTNLYGPGDNYHPKNSHVLPSLIRKFYMGAKGNQKSVVCWGTGSPLREFLHVEDLGEACVFALEQWNPDAINAPLDKDGKPLNHLNVGTGIDISIKDLTVLLANITGFNGNIEWDTTKPDGTFRKLLDVSRLRNLGWNASINLEEGLKKSLVDFEENYSIDNLRNISSKIL; encoded by the coding sequence TTGACTTCCCCTAAATTAATAACCTCATCTGACAAGATCTTTGTAGCCGGTCATAACGGCATGGTTGGGGCTGCAATATGTCGAGCTTTAAGTAAGTATAACTATAATCATCAATTGAAAGTTAATAGGAAAGATCTTGATTTATCTGACCAAAATGCTGTTGAGTTGTTTTTTTTAAAAGAGAAGCCTTCAGTAGTAATACTTGCAGCTGCAAAGGTTGGTGGAATTGAAGCAAATAGAACATATCCCACTGAGTACCTTTTGGAGAATCTTAAAATTCAAACAAGTGTTATAGAAAGCGCCTGGAAATTTGGTGTAAGAAGATTATTGTTTTTAGGCAGTAGTTGCATCTATCCAAGAGAAGCTAATCAACCAATCACAGAAGAGGAACTGCTAAAAGGTGAACTGGAAAAAACCAATGAAAGTTATGCCATTGCAAAAATTGCTGGCTTAAGGTTATGCTCTGCTCTTAGAAAACAATATAAATTCGATGCAATAAGTCTCATGCCAACAAATTTATATGGACCTGGAGATAATTATCATCCAAAAAATAGCCACGTCCTTCCTTCACTAATTAGAAAATTCTATATGGGAGCTAAGGGAAATCAAAAGAGTGTGGTTTGCTGGGGGACAGGAAGCCCACTAAGAGAATTTCTACATGTGGAAGATCTAGGAGAGGCATGTGTTTTTGCTTTAGAGCAATGGAATCCAGATGCAATAAATGCCCCTCTAGATAAGGATGGCAAGCCTCTAAATCATCTCAACGTTGGAACTGGCATAGATATTAGTATAAAAGATCTAACAGTTTTGCTAGCTAATATTACAGGTTTTAATGGAAATATTGAATGGGATACAACCAAACCTGACGGTACTTTTAGAAAATTACTTGATGTAAGCAGATTGAGAAATTTAGGATGGAATGCTTCAATAAATCTAGAAGAGGGACTCAAGAAGAGTCTGGTAGATTTTGAAGAAAACTATTCAATCGACAATCTTAGAAATATAAGTAGTAAAATATTATAG
- the gmd gene encoding GDP-mannose 4,6-dehydratase yields the protein MNKNKPESINPKSQKEKKQKKAIITGVTGQDGSYLAELLLEKGYEVHGIKRRASSLNTQRIDHLYQDPHEKNQRMFLHYGDLTDSTNLIRIIQQVQPDEIYNLGAQSHVAVSFESPEYTANSDAIGTLRILEAVRILGLSSHTRIYQASTSELYGMVQDIPQSEKTPFYPRSPYAVAKLYGFWITVNYREAYGMYACNGILFNHESPRRGETFVTRKITRALSRIDAGLEKCLYIGNLESLRDWGHARDYVEMQWRMLQQEKPEDFVIATGRQASVRQFIELAAIQLGWGGINWKGKGLNECGFRADNQKAVVRIDSAYFRPTEVDTLLGDASKAREKLGWTATTTLEELVAEMVLNDRKEAGEIALLQHKGFESQS from the coding sequence ATGAATAAAAATAAACCAGAGAGCATTAACCCCAAAAGTCAAAAAGAGAAAAAACAAAAGAAGGCAATTATCACAGGTGTAACTGGCCAAGATGGAAGCTATCTTGCCGAATTACTTTTGGAAAAAGGCTATGAAGTTCATGGTATAAAAAGACGAGCAAGCAGCTTAAATACACAACGAATTGACCATCTATATCAAGATCCACACGAGAAGAATCAACGTATGTTTCTTCATTATGGAGACCTAACAGATAGTACAAATTTAATAAGAATTATTCAACAAGTACAACCTGATGAAATTTACAATTTAGGTGCTCAAAGTCATGTGGCAGTGAGTTTTGAATCGCCTGAATATACTGCAAACTCAGATGCAATTGGAACCCTCAGGATTTTAGAAGCTGTAAGAATTCTTGGCTTATCCAGTCACACAAGAATATACCAAGCAAGCACAAGTGAACTATATGGAATGGTTCAAGATATTCCTCAAAGTGAGAAAACTCCTTTTTACCCTAGAAGTCCTTACGCAGTAGCAAAGTTATATGGATTCTGGATAACAGTTAACTACAGAGAAGCATACGGAATGTACGCTTGCAATGGAATTCTGTTTAATCATGAGTCTCCAAGAAGAGGAGAAACATTTGTGACCCGAAAAATAACTCGCGCTCTTTCTCGTATTGACGCTGGATTGGAGAAATGTCTATACATAGGGAACCTAGAATCACTTCGCGACTGGGGGCATGCACGAGATTATGTTGAAATGCAATGGCGCATGCTTCAACAAGAGAAACCAGAAGATTTTGTAATTGCGACAGGACGGCAAGCAAGTGTTCGTCAATTCATAGAGCTTGCTGCTATTCAATTGGGCTGGGGTGGAATTAATTGGAAAGGGAAAGGGTTGAATGAGTGTGGATTTCGTGCAGACAATCAAAAAGCTGTTGTACGTATTGATTCTGCGTACTTTCGCCCGACCGAAGTTGATACACTTCTTGGAGATGCTAGTAAAGCCAGAGAGAAATTAGGTTGGACGGCTACTACAACGCTAGAAGAATTAGTAGCAGAAATGGTTCTTAACGATAGAAAAGAGGCTGGCGAAATCGCTCTATTGCAGCATAAAGGTTTTGAGAGTCAGTCCTAA
- a CDS encoding UDP-glucuronic acid decarboxylase family protein → MSALVRNLVTGGAGFLGSHLVDRLMQGGEEVICLDNYFTGRKSNVMNWISNPRFELIRHDVTEPIQLEVDRIWHLACPASPLSYQYNPIKTSKTSFLGTYNMLGLARRVKARFLMASTSEIYGNPEVHPQPESYKGCVNTIGVRSCYDEGKRIAETLCFDYYRMHELDIRVARIFNTYGPRMVENDGRVVSNFVVQALKNKPLTLYGNGNQTRSFCYVDDLVEGLIRLMNSNCLGPINLGNPMEFTIRELAELVRKKINPNLDITTHQLPQDDPVQRQPVIDLAKKELNWEPKISLENGLTKTIKYFQETIKL, encoded by the coding sequence ATGTCAGCTTTGGTTCGCAATCTGGTCACTGGAGGCGCAGGCTTTTTAGGCTCTCACCTTGTTGATCGTTTAATGCAAGGCGGAGAAGAAGTTATTTGCCTCGATAATTATTTCACAGGTAGAAAAAGCAATGTTATGAACTGGATTTCAAACCCGCGTTTTGAGTTAATTCGTCATGACGTCACTGAACCAATACAGCTTGAGGTTGATAGAATTTGGCATTTGGCTTGCCCAGCCTCGCCTTTGAGTTATCAGTACAACCCTATCAAGACGTCCAAGACAAGTTTTTTAGGTACTTACAATATGCTGGGGTTAGCAAGGAGAGTGAAAGCTCGATTCCTAATGGCTTCAACAAGTGAAATATATGGCAATCCAGAAGTTCACCCTCAACCTGAATCATATAAAGGCTGTGTTAACACAATTGGAGTTAGAAGTTGCTATGACGAAGGGAAACGAATTGCAGAGACGTTATGTTTTGACTACTATCGTATGCATGAATTGGATATAAGAGTAGCTCGTATCTTTAATACTTATGGACCTCGAATGGTTGAGAATGATGGAAGAGTTGTAAGCAACTTTGTTGTTCAGGCTTTGAAGAATAAACCATTAACATTATATGGTAATGGAAATCAAACCAGATCATTTTGTTATGTAGATGACTTGGTAGAAGGTTTAATCAGGTTGATGAATTCTAATTGCTTAGGACCAATTAATCTTGGAAATCCTATGGAGTTTACTATTAGAGAGTTAGCTGAGTTAGTGCGAAAAAAGATTAATCCAAATCTAGATATAACTACTCATCAATTACCACAAGATGACCCTGTCCAACGTCAGCCAGTAATAGATTTAGCTAAAAAGGAATTAAACTGGGAGCCGAAGATCTCTCTTGAAAATGGTCTTACTAAGACAATCAAGTATTTCCAAGAAACAATAAAACTATAA
- a CDS encoding NAD-dependent epimerase, producing the protein MFSDRSTILITGAAGFIGSALVRKLLKKGEKIIGIDNLNSYYDPNLKKDRLIEIEKEVVGCSGAWNFYELSIEDDISLSKVFKIETPNIVVNLAAQAGVRYSLENPSAYLKSNLLGFGNVLEACRNNDIDHLVYASSSSVYGGNHNLPFQESQGVNHPVSLYAATKKANELMAHTYSHLYQLPATALRFFTVYGPWGRPDMAPMLFTKSILSGVPIRVNNYGRMQRDFTYIDDIVEGLSRCCYKPATPNPSFDSLHPDPATSSAPHRIFNIGNSQPIDLLSFIELIEKTLGIKAKKDFQPLPPGDVIATAADTKALESWIGFRPMTTIEEGVKRFLDWYLDYYQA; encoded by the coding sequence ATGTTTTCCGACAGGTCCACTATTCTTATTACAGGTGCTGCAGGCTTTATAGGGTCAGCATTAGTTCGTAAGTTATTGAAAAAAGGAGAGAAAATAATAGGTATTGATAATCTTAATTCTTATTACGACCCAAATCTAAAAAAAGATCGCCTTATAGAGATAGAGAAGGAAGTTGTTGGTTGTTCGGGGGCATGGAATTTCTATGAGCTCTCAATAGAAGATGATATTTCCCTGAGTAAGGTTTTCAAGATTGAAACTCCTAACATAGTTGTTAATCTTGCTGCCCAGGCAGGTGTTAGGTACTCATTAGAGAATCCTTCCGCTTATTTGAAAAGTAACTTATTAGGCTTTGGTAATGTCCTTGAAGCATGCCGTAATAATGATATAGATCACCTTGTATACGCATCTAGTAGCTCTGTTTATGGAGGTAATCATAATTTGCCTTTTCAAGAGAGCCAAGGTGTGAACCATCCAGTAAGTCTTTATGCCGCGACAAAAAAAGCCAATGAATTAATGGCTCATACTTATAGCCATCTTTATCAACTGCCTGCGACTGCTTTGCGCTTTTTTACTGTATATGGTCCTTGGGGGAGGCCTGATATGGCGCCGATGCTTTTTACGAAGTCAATTCTTTCTGGTGTACCAATTCGAGTTAATAATTACGGGCGCATGCAAAGAGACTTTACCTATATAGATGACATTGTAGAAGGCTTATCTCGTTGTTGTTATAAGCCAGCTACTCCCAACCCTAGCTTCGACTCTTTACACCCTGACCCAGCAACTTCTTCTGCCCCACATCGCATTTTTAATATTGGTAATAGTCAGCCAATTGATCTTTTGAGCTTTATAGAATTAATCGAAAAAACATTAGGGATTAAGGCAAAAAAGGATTTCCAGCCACTACCACCAGGTGATGTCATAGCCACAGCAGCTGATACGAAGGCGTTGGAATCCTGGATTGGCTTTAGGCCTATGACTACAATTGAAGAAGGAGTTAAAAGATTTTTAGATTGGTATCTAGATTATTATCAGGCTTGA
- a CDS encoding DUF2862 domain-containing protein, giving the protein MSKVIPLISIGSQVKIAPEKVRDRVPRRLSELLSEQPFGTVVDYKMTDGTSIGFILELSDGSISWFFQEELKILEEGGASLALINEKAREVAKGKIIEYPIINTNNIIDILNPFNFLRWLLYSLKDIY; this is encoded by the coding sequence ATGTCTAAGGTTATTCCTCTTATTTCAATAGGCTCTCAGGTAAAAATTGCCCCTGAAAAAGTTCGAGACCGAGTTCCGCGCAGATTGAGCGAATTGCTGTCTGAGCAACCGTTTGGAACAGTTGTTGACTACAAAATGACTGATGGTACAAGCATTGGATTTATCTTAGAGTTAAGTGACGGCTCAATTAGTTGGTTCTTTCAAGAGGAATTGAAGATTTTAGAGGAGGGGGGGGCATCCTTAGCACTTATCAATGAAAAAGCTAGAGAAGTTGCTAAGGGCAAGATAATAGAATACCCAATTATAAATACGAATAATATTATAGATATTTTGAATCCATTTAATTTCTTGAGATGGCTTTTGTATTCTCTAAAAGATATCTACTGA
- a CDS encoding helix-turn-helix domain-containing protein, translating into MARRLKDSEKKSLVEGYRSGASTTSLAKEYGCSQNTVIRTVKAFLTLAEYNALKAARFKGEVLLKAGDVEEVESLFDNKNSLSVQETVRKNQAKELEISSNEEEVSSHTKEKEVDKEVNLPGTLGLDDTDECIDNSYGNSFDGQVAESNKEEYLPLDVFQEVVPLVSNFEVTEPKQVACRSFGPGVLPSVVYMLVDRSVELDARPLKEFPELGLLPKVDQDRHAICLFSNQRAAKRNCGRSQRVIKVPDTDVFGVSKPFLLARGITRLVLEGALIALDEEPSISRL; encoded by the coding sequence GTGGCAAGACGGCTTAAAGACAGCGAGAAGAAGAGTCTTGTGGAAGGTTACCGCTCAGGGGCGTCGACCACATCCCTTGCAAAGGAATATGGCTGTAGTCAAAATACAGTAATAAGGACTGTAAAGGCCTTTTTGACCTTGGCGGAATATAACGCGTTAAAAGCTGCCCGTTTTAAGGGTGAAGTATTACTTAAAGCTGGGGATGTAGAAGAAGTAGAAAGTTTGTTTGATAATAAAAACTCACTTTCAGTTCAGGAAACAGTACGTAAGAATCAAGCGAAGGAGTTAGAAATTAGCAGTAATGAAGAGGAAGTTAGTTCACATACTAAAGAAAAGGAAGTTGATAAGGAAGTCAATCTTCCTGGCACTTTAGGGTTGGATGATACTGATGAGTGTATAGATAATTCATATGGAAATTCTTTTGATGGACAAGTCGCTGAATCCAATAAAGAAGAGTACTTGCCTTTAGATGTGTTTCAAGAAGTTGTTCCGCTTGTTTCTAATTTTGAAGTGACTGAACCTAAACAAGTTGCTTGTAGAAGTTTTGGACCTGGGGTTCTTCCTAGTGTTGTGTATATGTTGGTAGATAGGTCAGTTGAATTGGATGCTCGACCGCTTAAGGAATTTCCTGAACTTGGCTTGCTCCCCAAGGTTGATCAAGATAGGCATGCAATTTGCTTGTTTTCTAATCAAAGAGCTGCAAAACGCAATTGTGGCCGTAGTCAAAGAGTGATTAAAGTTCCTGATACTGATGTATTTGGAGTCTCTAAGCCTTTTTTGTTGGCACGTGGTATTACAAGGTTGGTTTTAGAAGGAGCATTAATAGCTTTAGATGAGGAGCCTTCGATTAGCAGGCTTTGA
- the rsmI gene encoding 16S rRNA (cytidine(1402)-2'-O)-methyltransferase has translation MGFIEKDILRQRQEPAPGVLYVVGTPIGNLGDLSPRAKSLLKKVSAIACEDTRHSGQMLKQIGAQATLFSFHEHNTASRLPQLLEILKAGQSLALISDAGLPGISDPGEKLVSAVRDNGHDVICIPGPCAATTALVSSGLPCDRFCFEGFLPSKGKTRKKLLEIIANEPRTTVIYEAPHRLLKLLQELNELCGKNRPLKVARELTKIHEQQIGPTVGEALKYFSEKKPIGECTIVLGGAPAELNIQLSSSKLLAEMKELIKAGASANEAARTLARKTGERKRALYALLHAIDLKDVN, from the coding sequence ATGGGTTTCATAGAGAAGGACATTTTGAGACAGCGTCAAGAACCAGCGCCTGGAGTGCTCTATGTAGTTGGAACACCAATCGGTAATCTTGGAGACCTCTCTCCACGCGCAAAATCCCTACTCAAAAAAGTATCTGCTATTGCATGTGAGGATACCCGCCACAGCGGACAGATGCTTAAACAAATTGGAGCCCAAGCAACTCTCTTTAGCTTTCACGAACACAACACAGCCAGTCGTCTGCCTCAACTACTTGAGATTTTAAAAGCAGGCCAAAGCCTTGCCTTAATAAGTGATGCAGGCCTTCCTGGGATCAGCGATCCAGGAGAAAAACTTGTTTCAGCAGTCAGGGATAACGGACATGATGTGATCTGCATACCAGGGCCATGTGCTGCCACAACAGCACTAGTTAGCAGCGGCTTACCTTGCGACAGGTTTTGCTTTGAAGGTTTTCTTCCTTCAAAAGGGAAAACAAGAAAAAAACTCCTCGAGATAATCGCGAACGAACCTCGAACCACAGTTATATATGAAGCCCCGCATAGATTATTAAAACTACTTCAGGAGCTAAATGAATTATGTGGAAAAAACCGCCCACTTAAAGTGGCCAGAGAACTAACAAAGATTCATGAACAACAAATAGGGCCCACCGTTGGAGAAGCTCTTAAATATTTCTCAGAAAAAAAACCAATTGGTGAATGCACAATTGTATTAGGTGGGGCACCAGCTGAATTAAATATTCAATTAAGCTCCTCTAAATTGCTAGCAGAAATGAAAGAGTTAATAAAGGCTGGAGCCAGCGCCAATGAAGCAGCAAGAACACTAGCCCGTAAAACTGGGGAGAGAAAAAGAGCTCTTTATGCTCTTCTACATGCAATAGATCTTAAGGATGTGAATTGA
- a CDS encoding 3'(2'),5'-bisphosphate nucleotidase CysQ has translation MTPIAPILPEGVNLEELLANLRKLSWGAADILMAYARDETPPYGFSRELKVQESIDGPVSAADLAVNAWLLDGLEAHFPSAPWKLLSEETAKGQLIERETCDSEWLWILDPLDGTKDFLAGNGEYAVHLALVRGHRPVLGVVLIPELEELWLGVLGLDAWCEDRLGNRKTFCFSKRSYLNDLILVASRNHRDERLEHLISQLSICEAKAVGSVGCKVATILRGETDLYISLSGKTAPKDWDLAAPEILLCSAGGAFTHADGRELTYNTGDLLQKGCLIASHGLNHSLICQMTLKEIGLIDPSFIV, from the coding sequence ATGACTCCAATTGCACCAATACTTCCTGAAGGTGTGAATTTGGAAGAACTGTTGGCGAATCTAAGGAAACTTAGCTGGGGAGCTGCAGATATATTGATGGCCTATGCCAGAGATGAGACCCCCCCTTATGGATTCTCAAGGGAATTAAAGGTACAAGAATCTATAGATGGTCCTGTTTCGGCGGCAGATCTTGCTGTGAACGCTTGGTTGCTTGATGGCTTAGAAGCTCACTTCCCTTCGGCACCTTGGAAATTGTTAAGTGAAGAAACTGCAAAGGGGCAATTAATTGAACGGGAAACTTGTGATTCGGAATGGTTGTGGATTCTTGACCCTCTTGACGGAACTAAGGATTTCCTGGCAGGCAATGGTGAATATGCTGTTCATTTGGCGTTGGTTCGTGGTCATAGGCCAGTTTTAGGGGTGGTATTAATTCCTGAACTTGAAGAGCTTTGGTTAGGAGTTTTGGGTTTAGACGCTTGGTGCGAGGACAGGCTTGGTAACAGAAAAACTTTTTGTTTTAGTAAACGTAGTTATTTAAATGATTTAATTCTTGTTGCTAGCAGGAATCATCGTGATGAAAGGCTAGAGCATTTGATAAGTCAACTTTCAATTTGTGAGGCAAAGGCAGTTGGAAGTGTTGGATGCAAGGTTGCAACGATTTTGCGTGGTGAAACAGACTTATACATTTCTCTATCTGGGAAAACGGCTCCTAAAGATTGGGATTTGGCTGCGCCAGAGATACTTCTATGTTCGGCAGGAGGGGCATTTACACATGCTGATGGTAGAGAACTTACCTACAACACTGGAGACCTCCTTCAAAAAGGATGTTTAATTGCAAGCCATGGATTAAACCATTCTTTGATATGTCAAATGACATTGAAAGAAATTGGGTTAATTGATCCTAGCTTTATTGTTTAA